A stretch of Lactuca sativa cultivar Salinas chromosome 6, Lsat_Salinas_v11, whole genome shotgun sequence DNA encodes these proteins:
- the LOC111914184 gene encoding beta-glucosidase-like SFR2, chloroplastic isoform X1: protein MAPIPLLVTATKLAGVLVTITVAANAVSFSRYRKRNLAPFDSPIDETSDTLAIFNVNCSDSDDEEEESFFFGLATAPAHVEDGLNDAWLQFAQDEVVNKQDPTTDTDTVMASATGDGGSQQAAGPLKRKKSLKIAMEAKLRGLVKYIEDEESTSEEQHNVAAWHNVPNPEERLRFWSDPDTELKLAKDTGVKVYRMGIDWTRIMPKEPVNGLKESINYAALERYRWIISRVQSYGMKVMLTLFHHSLPPWASDLGGWKSEKTVEYFMDFTRVVVDCVFELVDYWVTFNEPHVFCLLTYCAGAWPGGHPDMLEAATSALPTGVFYQSMHWIAVAHSQAYHYIHEQSVLLNPIVGVAHHVSFMRPYGLFDVAAVSIANSMSLFPFLDDISEKLDFIGINYYGQEAVSGTALKLVESDEYSESGRGVYPDGLFRVLLHYHERYKHLKIPFIITENGVSDETDLIRRPYILEHLLAVYGAMMMGVRVLGYLFWTTSDNWEWADGYGPKFGLVAVDRFNDLARIPRPSYHLFSKVATSGKITRQDRDKAWYELQKAAREKKTRPFYRGVNKHGFMYAGGLDEPLFRPFIERDWRFGHYEMEGLQDPLSRFARFITRLISFRRNKTEEDEEIEYEQLLFQPA, encoded by the exons ATGGCGCCCATACCTCTCTTGGTGACGGCAACGAAGCTCGCCGGAGTGTTAGTAACTATCACCGTAGCCGCCAACGCCGTCTCCTTCTCCCGTTACCGGAAGAGAAATCTCGCTCCGTTTGACTCTCCTATCGATGAAACCTCCGACACTCTCGCCATCTTCAACGTCAATTGCTCCGACTCCGACGACG AAGAGGAGGAGAGTTTCTTTTTCGGGCTGGCAACAGCACCAGCTCATGTTGAAGATGGACTCAATGATGCTTGGCTTCAGTTTGCACAAGATGAGGTTGTCAACAAACAAGACCCTACAACAGATACAGATACAGTAATGGCCTCTGCAACTGGTGATGGTGGATCTCAGCAAGCTGCTGGACCTTTAAAGAGGAAGAAGTCTCTCAAGATAGCCATGGAAGCAAAACTTAGAGGGCTCGTGAAGTATATTGAAGATGAAGAATCCACCAGTGAAGAACAACATAATGTAGCTGCATGGCACAACGTTCCAAACCC GGAGGAAAGGCTACGGTTTTGGTCTGATCCTGATACTGAACTAAAGTTGGCTAAGGATACTGGTGTTAAGGTCTATCGAATGGGAATAGATTGGACACGAATCATGCCAAAAGAGCCAGTTAATGGACTTAAAGAATCA ATTAATTATGCAGCACTGGAACGATACAGATGGATCATTAGCAGAGTGCAATCTTATGGTATGAAGGTTATGTTGACTTTGTTCCACCACTCCCTGCCGCCATGGGCGAGTGATTTGGGAGGATGGAAGTCGGAGAAAACAGTAGAATACTTTATGGACTTTACTAG AGTGGTTGTTGACTGTGTGTTTGAACTTGTTGACTATTGGGTGACATTTAATGAGCCTCATGTGTTCTGTCTTTTGACTTACTGTGCTGGTGCTTGGCCTGGTGGTCATCCTGATATGTTGGAGGCTGCTACTTCTGCTTTACCAACCGGTGTTTTCTATCAATCCATGCATTGGATTGCTGTTGCTCACTCTCAGGCCTATCACTATATCCATGAACAAAG TGTATTGTTAAACCCAATTGTGGGAGTTGCACATCATGTCTCTTTCATGCGTCCATATGGCCTCTTCGATGTTGCTGCTGTTTCAATAGCTAATTCTATGAGCCTCTTCCCATTTTTGGATGATATATCTGAAAAGCTCGACTTTATAGGAATAAATTACTATGGTCAG gAAGCGGTATCTGGAACTGCATTAAAATTAGTTGAGTCAGATGAATACAGTGAATCTGGACGTGGAGTGTATCCAGATGGCTTATTTCGCGTTCTATTGCATTACCATGAAAGATAcaaacatctcaaaattccattTATTATCACTGAAAATGGTGTATCTGATGAGACAGATTTGATACGCAGACCATATATTTTAGAACATTTACTTGCAGTTTATGGAGCAATGATGATG GGTGTTCGAGTGCTGGGATATTTGTTCTGGACCACTTCAGACAACTGGGAATGGGCTGACGGTTATGGTCCCAAGTTTGGGCTAGTGGCGGTCGATCGCTTCAATGATCTTGCACGGATCCCACGTCCTTCATACCATTTGTTCTCCAAG GTGGCCACTTCAGGTAAGATTACACGGCAAGACCGAGATAAAGCATGGTACGAACTTCAAAAAGCAGCTCGAGAGAAGAAAACAAGACCATTTTACCGTGGCGTAAATAAACATGGGTTCATGTATGCTG GAGGACTTGATGAACCACTATTTCGACCATTTATTGAACGCGATTGGCGTTTTGGACACTATGAGATGGAAGGACTACAAGACCCATTAAGCCGTTTTGCAAGATTCATCACTCGACTTATCTCCTTCAGAAGAAACAAaactgaagaagatgaagagattGAGTACGAACAACTTCTTTTTCAGCCAGCTTAG
- the LOC111914184 gene encoding beta-glucosidase-like SFR2, chloroplastic isoform X2 encodes MAPIPLLVTATKLAGVLVTITVAANAVSFSRYRKRNLAPFDSPIDETSDTLAIFNVNCSDSDDEEESFFFGLATAPAHVEDGLNDAWLQFAQDEVVNKQDPTTDTDTVMASATGDGGSQQAAGPLKRKKSLKIAMEAKLRGLVKYIEDEESTSEEQHNVAAWHNVPNPEERLRFWSDPDTELKLAKDTGVKVYRMGIDWTRIMPKEPVNGLKESINYAALERYRWIISRVQSYGMKVMLTLFHHSLPPWASDLGGWKSEKTVEYFMDFTRVVVDCVFELVDYWVTFNEPHVFCLLTYCAGAWPGGHPDMLEAATSALPTGVFYQSMHWIAVAHSQAYHYIHEQSVLLNPIVGVAHHVSFMRPYGLFDVAAVSIANSMSLFPFLDDISEKLDFIGINYYGQEAVSGTALKLVESDEYSESGRGVYPDGLFRVLLHYHERYKHLKIPFIITENGVSDETDLIRRPYILEHLLAVYGAMMMGVRVLGYLFWTTSDNWEWADGYGPKFGLVAVDRFNDLARIPRPSYHLFSKVATSGKITRQDRDKAWYELQKAAREKKTRPFYRGVNKHGFMYAGGLDEPLFRPFIERDWRFGHYEMEGLQDPLSRFARFITRLISFRRNKTEEDEEIEYEQLLFQPA; translated from the exons ATGGCGCCCATACCTCTCTTGGTGACGGCAACGAAGCTCGCCGGAGTGTTAGTAACTATCACCGTAGCCGCCAACGCCGTCTCCTTCTCCCGTTACCGGAAGAGAAATCTCGCTCCGTTTGACTCTCCTATCGATGAAACCTCCGACACTCTCGCCATCTTCAACGTCAATTGCTCCGACTCCGACGACG AGGAGGAGAGTTTCTTTTTCGGGCTGGCAACAGCACCAGCTCATGTTGAAGATGGACTCAATGATGCTTGGCTTCAGTTTGCACAAGATGAGGTTGTCAACAAACAAGACCCTACAACAGATACAGATACAGTAATGGCCTCTGCAACTGGTGATGGTGGATCTCAGCAAGCTGCTGGACCTTTAAAGAGGAAGAAGTCTCTCAAGATAGCCATGGAAGCAAAACTTAGAGGGCTCGTGAAGTATATTGAAGATGAAGAATCCACCAGTGAAGAACAACATAATGTAGCTGCATGGCACAACGTTCCAAACCC GGAGGAAAGGCTACGGTTTTGGTCTGATCCTGATACTGAACTAAAGTTGGCTAAGGATACTGGTGTTAAGGTCTATCGAATGGGAATAGATTGGACACGAATCATGCCAAAAGAGCCAGTTAATGGACTTAAAGAATCA ATTAATTATGCAGCACTGGAACGATACAGATGGATCATTAGCAGAGTGCAATCTTATGGTATGAAGGTTATGTTGACTTTGTTCCACCACTCCCTGCCGCCATGGGCGAGTGATTTGGGAGGATGGAAGTCGGAGAAAACAGTAGAATACTTTATGGACTTTACTAG AGTGGTTGTTGACTGTGTGTTTGAACTTGTTGACTATTGGGTGACATTTAATGAGCCTCATGTGTTCTGTCTTTTGACTTACTGTGCTGGTGCTTGGCCTGGTGGTCATCCTGATATGTTGGAGGCTGCTACTTCTGCTTTACCAACCGGTGTTTTCTATCAATCCATGCATTGGATTGCTGTTGCTCACTCTCAGGCCTATCACTATATCCATGAACAAAG TGTATTGTTAAACCCAATTGTGGGAGTTGCACATCATGTCTCTTTCATGCGTCCATATGGCCTCTTCGATGTTGCTGCTGTTTCAATAGCTAATTCTATGAGCCTCTTCCCATTTTTGGATGATATATCTGAAAAGCTCGACTTTATAGGAATAAATTACTATGGTCAG gAAGCGGTATCTGGAACTGCATTAAAATTAGTTGAGTCAGATGAATACAGTGAATCTGGACGTGGAGTGTATCCAGATGGCTTATTTCGCGTTCTATTGCATTACCATGAAAGATAcaaacatctcaaaattccattTATTATCACTGAAAATGGTGTATCTGATGAGACAGATTTGATACGCAGACCATATATTTTAGAACATTTACTTGCAGTTTATGGAGCAATGATGATG GGTGTTCGAGTGCTGGGATATTTGTTCTGGACCACTTCAGACAACTGGGAATGGGCTGACGGTTATGGTCCCAAGTTTGGGCTAGTGGCGGTCGATCGCTTCAATGATCTTGCACGGATCCCACGTCCTTCATACCATTTGTTCTCCAAG GTGGCCACTTCAGGTAAGATTACACGGCAAGACCGAGATAAAGCATGGTACGAACTTCAAAAAGCAGCTCGAGAGAAGAAAACAAGACCATTTTACCGTGGCGTAAATAAACATGGGTTCATGTATGCTG GAGGACTTGATGAACCACTATTTCGACCATTTATTGAACGCGATTGGCGTTTTGGACACTATGAGATGGAAGGACTACAAGACCCATTAAGCCGTTTTGCAAGATTCATCACTCGACTTATCTCCTTCAGAAGAAACAAaactgaagaagatgaagagattGAGTACGAACAACTTCTTTTTCAGCCAGCTTAG